One Coccinella septempunctata chromosome 1, icCocSept1.1, whole genome shotgun sequence DNA window includes the following coding sequences:
- the LOC123322865 gene encoding uncharacterized protein LOC123322865 — translation MGIPLNNTTIYTLNFADDQVVMAQDLDDLEYMTRKEYRHWGLEVNVAKTEYMCVGGPQQNMILEDGQVIEGCKGYKYLGTQLSSSGTLEEAIKERNNQGRKAISMLNSVLWDNKISKTNKHRIYNAIVKSIVSYGSEV, via the coding sequence ATGGGTATACCGCTCAACAACACCACTATCTACACCTTGAACTTCGCCGATGACCAAGTGGTCATGGCTCAAGATCTCGATGATCTGGAATATATGACCAGGAAAGAATATAGGCATTGGGGACTGGAAGTGAATGTTGCTAAAACAGAGTACATGTGCGTGGGAGGCCCCCAACAAAATATGATTCTAGAGGATGGTCAAGTTATTGAAGGCTGTAAGGGATATAAATATCTGGGAACACAGTTATCCAGTAGCGGGACCCTAGAAGAAGCTATAAAGGAGAGAAACAACCAGGGAAGAAAAGCAATATCTATGCTCAACAGCGTTTTATGGGACAATAAAATATCGAAAACAAATAAACATCGAATATACAACGCTATAGTGAAAAGCATAGTCTCCTATGGGAGCGAAGTGTGA